The DNA region ACAGGCCTTGCATTTGATAAGGAACACTGGCTAATTATATGAAAAATTGCCGCTTAACTCCACTGTCTGAATTCACTGGAGGAAATATGATTTGTCTGAAAACATTTATTGGTTGCACTTTGCTAATGTGTTAGAGTGAAACTTTTTAGGCCTCTAAATGACAGCAGAATGTTCTTACTGATGTTGATTAATGAATGCGTTTTGTCGgcaatgtctgtgtgggtttctgtaCTGTTTTATATGGTATAGAGATAAGGGCACTAGGTATTTTAGGCATTTTTTTCTGAAGCAATACATCTTTATATGGATGTTAGTCATATAGTCAATAGAAGAATAAATGGCTCTAGAGGTGATTTTTCACAAAGACAAAGCCCAAAGGtcctcaaaaataaataaatatataaacaaacaagaaaatgtattaaagtTTACATGAGAGGCCTTTCATTTAGCTCTGTTGTCCCTGATAGGgagtaaaatgataaaaaataaataataaaaaataaaatgaggtgaaaatataacatgtaaaatatttgcTGTGAGAAATGATCTGGAGTGAAATGATACGCAGTGGGTCCTAAAGACCTCCTCTTGACCATGTATAATGCAGCCATGCAAATACTCATGCCTCAGTGTGCACAGAGTGTGAACAAAAGTCACATAGTGGGAAACTCTGGAGAATTTTTCTGGCGACAGGGCAGACAATGACAAATGCATGAACCCTCGTTCTATTCTGATACCAACTTCAGTTCCAAAAAAACAGTATGTGCCCTGGGCAGTGATGAAACATCTATACCATGAAAAACCCCAGTATTTAAATTTTGCACTGCTAAAAGCCTAAGAAAGTTTGACTCATCAGAccacaaaacacatttacattgtcCATTACATCAGTCCATTGCAGATACACTTTTGTGAAGTCAGTGGCATTTCtgcaaagctgacatatggctTCCCCTGTGCACAGCAAGTGACAAATGATGTTTACTGACAAGAGTTGGTCAGAGTATTCTTGAGCCCACATGGTGACCTATCTATCACAGAAAGATTCTTGTTTTGGTACTTTTTTATGTCACATACATTCAGCCATGATTTTTAGCCTTGCccttcacagacacagcatTTCCTTCATCTTATAATGATACTATGCCTTATAGAGGCTGAAATATCTCAAGTCCTTGCTCTTGCTCATTGAGGAATTGTCCCAGACCTTCATTAGTTGGCCAGCGTGACCTGACTTAAATTCAAGAgacgttttgtgtgtgtgtgtgtgtgtgtgtgtgtgtgtgtggggtgtgtgtgcgtgtgtgtgtgtgtgtgtgtgtgtgggtgtgtgtgtgtgtgtgtttctttaatttttcaatTTGTATACCGAAAACTACAGGAGTCATGAAAGccacattaaacactgcagtagtAGTCTGACTTTCTGATGAAGAGTGACATTTTATGCCTGAAGCCATCAGGGCACTGAATGAGCGCTCatgatgttattattattattattattattattattattattattattattattaattcattcattcattcattatctgtaactgcttatccagttcagggtcacgatgggtccggaacctacctggaatcactgggcgcaaggcgggaataagccagtccttcacagggtgacacacactcacacattcactcacacactcacacctacggacacttttgagtcaccaatccacctcccaacgtgtgtttttggactgtgggaggaaaacggagcacccagaggaagtcgacgcagacacatggagaacacaccaaactcctcacagatagtcacccggagcgggacttgagcacacaacctccagatccctggagccatattagtatggtgtagggcctccttttgcggccaatacagcgtaaATTCGTCTTATGAATGACATagacaagtcctgcacagtggtcagagggattttaagccattcttcttgcaggatagtggccaggtcactacgtgattctggtggaggaaaacgtttcctgacttgctcctccaaaacaccccaaagtggctcaataatatttagatttgGTTACTGTGCAGGCCAtaggagatgttcaacttcacttccatgttcatcaaaccaatctttcaccagtcttgctgtgtgtattggtgcattgtcatcctgttacacggcactgccttcaggatacaatgtttgaaccattggatgcacatggtcctccagaatggttcagtaGTCTTTGGCAATGACGTGCcaatctagcacaagtattgggccaagggaatgccatgatatggcagcccaaaccatcactgatccacccccatgcttcactctgggcatgcaacagtctgggtggtacactTCTTTGGGCCTTCTCCAtacgtaactctcccggatgtggggaaaacagtaaaggtggactcatcagagaacaatacatgtttcacattgtccatagcccaagatttgcgctccttgcaccattgaaactgacgtttggctatagcagcccggctgtGTAGATTGaacctgtggagctcccgacggacagttctggtggaaacaggagagttgaggtgcacatttaattctgccgtgatttgggcagccgtggttttatgttttttggaaacaatccgggttagcacccgaacatccctttcaggcagcttcctcttgcgtccacagttaatcctgttggatgtgttttgtccttcttggtggtatgctgacattaccctggataccgtgactcttgatacatcacaaagacttgctgtcttggtaaTGTATCAACGCACATGCGCCGGCAAGACGtacaccaacaatttgtcctcttttgaactctggtatgtcacccataatgttatgtgcattgcaatattttgagcaaaactgtgctcttccCCTCTGCTAAATGAACCTTcgcactctgctcttactggtgcaatgtgcaattaatgaagattggccaccaggtaTGCCCCTCAGGTATGAATATAGTGAATTCAGATCAGTTCAGCTGACACTGAAGTTTGAGATTTCTGATTTTTGAAATATTAATCAGAGGTATGTATGCAGTAGATGAACTTATACTCATTAGTTAGTCACAAAACAGCTAAGCCTTCTGTGAGACAATATTAATAATCCATGGTTTGTGTCTCATGGTCTTCAGACACAGGAgaaagcaaatctgtctcatcagactttgaaatattaccacctttgaatttgtagaactgatttttttgcactgaaattatgtatctagggtggcatggtggcgcatcaggtagtatcgcattcacacagctccaggaacctggaggttgtgggttcggttctggctccgggtgactgtctgtgaggagttagtgtggtgtctgtgtgggtttcctatgggAAGCACAATATTTTGAATGTCCTTTCCAACATATACAGAATTCAGATTTTTCAGCCTATATGGCAGGTTGTGATTGAGGTTTATGATggcaaaattatataaatacagcATTAATTATGGCTATGACATTGACATTGTATGACATTGTTGATATATTAAAATCAGTTATGATAGATGGAAAGTGTCCTGAAATGATCTGCTGTTTGTCAAATGTTAAACAcatatccatctacactgttaaacctcagatctcactggatactgaccttactttgtcttctccatcttTTGACATTAAGCCACTCAGCTTCACATATTTAATCATTAATCCACCAAATGTAATAAATTGTTTAACAGACTGTTTTCTTAGACATTAACGATAATGTGTTGCACCTCAACATTTCTTATTGTGATTCTATAAGTATGttacaaattaatattattgACCGTAgatgtttacaacctaattaacaCTCTGGGGTTGAAGAACGTGCCATCGCGTCAAAATATTTAgtgatgtttctattaatatcttgCCGATAACACAGCGCAGTTCAAACACTCTCTGAATGTGTAGAAACTGCCCTTTCGATTGCATCTGATTGCAAGACTGTACAGGACATACATCCCGAGCTGCGAGCCTGTGAAAAAGCTTGAGGCAGACCTCCTCTGCCTCTGGCCGTGTCTAACTGGGGGATTTACTTGTCCGTCATCTGCATCTCTCTTGTAAGTGGTGAACTCATGCCTcaatctgtgtttttgtttgaaactgACCAATCGACTATCAAGAAATCACTAAGCATTATCATTTTATGTATTGCTTAATATATTGAGGAATAATTCATGTTTACACTTCTACTTAAAGTCTTAATAGAAAACCATGAAATGGTGAATGGAGAAATTAAATCGTGCAGTCATCTGGTGCAATTAAGTCTCACTGTGATCAATGCCAAGCGTTGGCTGTAGCTAAATAATGCACCCCAACATTTAGGTTAGGAGCAGTGCAACTGTGTTCTCAGAAGTAATGGAGTAATGTCCAATATCTTGGAGTAGAAACTATTAAAGACTTttcccagtgttttttttttttttctcatcaaTACGTATGGTGTAATTATGTTACTGAAGGGAGCTGCATTTATCAAGCAACTAATAGTGCAATAAGAAGCTTTGGTTAAGGATACATTGCTTTTTTGGATGGCCTTGTTCAAACACAATTTCCTACATAATCTGATTATCTGACAATCCAGCAAATCAACCTCACTGCCTTTTTATacgtttcattcattcacttattcatctGCAACTGCTTTATCCTGAACAGGGTCACCATAGGTCAGGAGTCTAGCGGGAATctttggatgcaaggcaggaacacactctggactataatatagtaaaataaGCATACGCTAATTTACAAAATGCGCTTTGGATATTatatttttagttgttttttacTTTCTGAACCATTAGTCCCTGGTCATATGAAACCTTGACTATTTTAATAAAGTATATTTAAGTACAtactataataaaatattatgcacaacattaacattaaccagctccaaaaaataaaacatttattatctCGATACAGTGATATCTGTCAAGGGGTTCAATAAAACTTTTCAATCATAGCCAGTGTTTACCTTTTCTGCCATCAATGCTACAGTATgcattctgtttatttctttttatttctttttatataaCTGATCTGAAACATTTGACCTGATGAAGTTATTTGGCCTGTTTTTGTCCTCCTTTTCTTTAGGTCTACACTGTTTTTGCAACCAAGCTCAAGTCCTTCACCTTCCTGCCTGTGATGAAGAAGCTGCCCAAAGAGAGCACAATGACTTCCATTAGAGAAAAGGATTTCAGTGCAGCCAGTGGAGCCAAGGAACACGCTCAGATGGTGAGTAAAGTACACTACActttcacagacattttcattGACAGTAGCTAAATTTGCCTCACAAACATGATGATTTATGCACTAAATTCAGACCAGTGCCTTAAACGGATGATGTccttttttacttttccaaaaAAAGTGGAGTAATTGGCATAATTTGAATGTCAGTTACATCAGGAATTTGAAAGTATTTGACTAAAAAACCATTTCCGTAGTTCACACAATGCATGAAATATAGTTCAGCCTTTGTGGCTGAATATGTGAAGTTCAAATACTAAACAAACATGAAAATCTTTACCCTTCCCATAAACCAGACCCTAACGCTAAACCTAAACATAACTGTGAAGTTTATAAGCAAAGGATATTTTCCTGTTTGTTCTGTTACAAAAGATTACAGCTACAGCACATTGTCTGTAATTCTTCAGGTACATAATAGACAGTTTGCCTGAGTTTAGCAAAAGAGCATCATCTGTGAATGAAAGCTTCCTCAGTGATTCTAAATTAACTATGAAGTAACAAGGAAATAATAAGAAATCATAACATACACATCTAGGCTGATAGGTTTTAGTCTTATATGTGTTAAATTGTACTACATTTAAATATCTTGTTGATAATTTAAGGAAATATACCTTGTGTCTCCTGTTTGCTGTGTTTCATATTTCTGGCATCATTTGAAAATCCAGCTCCCCATTATATTGCATCAGAAATTCAAGATGCACATGTAAATTTACTTTTAGATTACTTTAATATGTGAGTGCTTAACtaatacaaaaataacatgATGTCAACAAAAACAGATAAACACAGGGCATTTTTGCCACATTCAGATGGTGCATGGTGAATTCACAATTTCAACATACAAAATAGATGACCATGTGCAATTCATTATAacaattgaagttatgtaataacatcattttgggagtaggaccacgcctgaactcctcctctcagccctatacaTACCCCGCAAATACATACCCCGCAAATACATACCCCGTCATTTCCGCATTGGACAAactcgcttcatttagttcaggatacggatctcgactcgactgcttcactacaTCAGCTCCAATCCTCCGCGCTCAGTCATttctgctgatccccatatggAGCAGTGTTTAACCATTATCAAACCCACtaagcctcctgttttaaacttgctCTCACCTCCACCTCGTCTCCACCCTTTTTTcgtattcatttatccaacgagggggtccggcttcatacgcattcataagccacacTGAACTCCTCAGACTCCAAAgtcttctgagttcacctcctcgtttcagcctctacgggtgtggtccgtactagcaaaatgTGGTTTAATATTCAATAATATCAGAATATTTCAgacaaaacattcattatttatGGAGAGGAATTAGTGCTAAATTGAATAGCAGTCACTGCAATAGAACAATGTGAAATGCAATCCACACATGTCATTACTTTTCCAAACTAACATGAAGAATTCGtgccaaaattaaaagcaaaacagcTGTTACATTGTTTTCGTTGTTTGACCTCTTGACTCAAGAACAATAGGATTTGCACTTTAAAAAGTACATGccataatgaaaaacaaatattcatttcATTGAATGTCGCTTTATCTTTTACGAGAAAAAACAATACGTGTCGATTTccatttaaagaataaaaagcTGAATTTGTGTCAGAACTGAACTCAACTGTATTGTATTCCACCGTGTGATGCTGTGAACGTGCCAAAGAAAAATGCAAAGCAGGGATTGCATTTCAGCTAAGAGCAGTGCTGCATTTGTGCCACAATTGAAAAGCAATCGTTATCCAATTACAGTCTTCTACAGGATTTtatcagacatttattaagccaGCTGCCATCAGGactgtagatgtttttaaattggcttccattgaaaattaattTGAATTTTCATTGAAATTTTTCCCTTCTCGTGTAAAATTTTTAATTGAACAGTGACAATATTCATGGTCTAACAACCTTAACTGTGCTTTATtatatcattaattcattgtccttaaccatccagttcagggtcatgctgggtccggagcctacctggactgggctcaaggcaggaacacaccttggagtgggcgccattccttcaccggacaacacacacactcacacctactgacacttttgagatacccatccacctaccgacgtgtgtttttggacagtgggaggataCCCatgcgaacacggggagaacacaccctaaccttaactcctcacagacagtcacccagagcgggacttgaacccacaacctacaggtccctggagctgtgtgactgggactctacctgctgtgccagcATGTCGCCCTCATATTTAAACAGTGTAATTTAATTGATAAATGTATAGAAATAtatagctttaaaatcattatccACAACATCTTGGCCCCATCATCAGATCACATGTTCAATCTCCAGAGGTGCCACAATCGTCTAAGGAAAGGGGCCCAAGAGTTCTCTTCTGGCCTCACTCTTTTTGGGTGGGCAGGATGGGCCTACCTCTGCATACATGATGCCGGTCAATGTGAGAATGTTAACTAACATAACAGATCTGGGCAGCTACTGTCCTTCTCTAAGTATGTTCAGTGGCATTGTTTTAGGGGcattttgaaaagaagtggtggctgGCCTCACTTGTATCAAGGTAAGAATTATGTGATTATGGGATTCCAAATTAATGTGTGGTATTGGCACTGACTAAACTAGAGGGAGGATcagcaaaaaatacaaaagagcAGTTTGTCCATTTTTTAATGATATATGCTTATTTACCAATCAAACTAATTATTcttcaaaaatgtgtttttacttGATTAAACATCTAAACATTGTCTCACTTAGCTGAATGCAGATAAATCATTCAAAGTGACAGTGAGGGAAAAAGCAACTTTTAGATTATTAccacaaaacttttttttttttctcaggagGGTGCTGGTGACAGTGATGTCTTTGCCAATATCACTTTTGTCATAAATCAGTTGGACTACCAACACCAGTCTGATTTTATTAGACTAGAACACCTAATATAACAGAAATTGAAAAACAAATTTAGACATGCCAgaactgtttgtttattgtgaGACTTTTTTTCCATATCTCAatcttatttgtgtgtgtttgtggacatcAGCTTGAGGATGGGATGATATTCAGCTATGAAAGCTTTAATGAGACATTTGGGTATAGTGAGCTCATGTGTGGCTGTATTTTATTGAGAgcatataattttttttgcacaGCTGCACATCAGTATCCACAACGGGTGCATCCTATAGTAGCAGAAATCACCAGTTTTAATGGTGCAAACTAACATTGTGACAAAAGCTTAATTTATATGGATGATATGATATTTTTTCACTGATATCCAGAAGCACTAATAAATCATAAATCATATTCATTTAGTTTTTTAGTTCtgcaatttaattattttagttactgtaCCACTTCATCTTGATCAGAGTTGCAGAGGGTCTGgtgcctaccaggaatcactgagcgcaaggcagttACACACCCTGAATGGGgtgtcagtccatcacagggtataacacactcacacattcacacaaacactcacaccagGGGGTaatttcacactcactccaccaacatgtgctttggactgtgggaggaaactggagcacccagaggaaattcacacagacacaatgaAAACACACAATTCTCCTCAGAGGATGGGACTCGAGGACCACAagatcctggagctgtatggCAGTGCCACTACTTACAATGCCAAGGTGCTGTCCTATTTGTGTGAGATTTTCACTAAGAATTCCTGTGAtggtattttataatataaactCATAATATAAATTTAGGAAAGTAGTCTTTTGGAGCTACATATTAGATTTTCAGGACAGCAGTGGTGTATGTAGGTTCACACTTGTAAACTACACTAAAATACCAAAGCAAAAGGTCAGTAATAACTCCATTCTTCAGTTGTAACAGTGTCACTGGTTAGCTGTTTGAAGTTTaatccattttttttaagttcttCTTGGAATAGCAGGGTAGGGACTATGGCTTAAGTGTGCACCGTTTGCATGTGAAATGCAGCTGCTCAAGCTCTAATACAATCTGAGAGGGTCATGTGTACTTTCATGTGAGTGGTACATGGGGGACAGGCCTTCTGGTTAAAAAAGATGTGTGGGTGGGAGTGAGGCTCACTCTAAAaaagcacacacgcacacattcctGTCCGGCGATGCTGAGGTGCTGGAaatagctgtgtgtgattgtttgtgtatgtgtctacCATGGAATGGCTGACGTATCAGATCCTGTGTTTCTTAGAAACGTTTCCTGTGCCCATGACAGACTTTAGGAGAACCTGTGGCATCTAAAGGAAGCATGACAGATGAAGGTGTTTACAAGGCTGAGATTGTGTATATACATGACTTTGAAGGCACTCAGGAGGCCGCCAAGGACTCTCAAACTCAGGTCAGTccgaatttttatttatttattatatttatatatttttttctgtactcATAGGGGGTATACAAACTCAAGGAATTGCATTCATTTTGATGTTACTTGACCCTCGATCATCCAGTAACAGTATTCATTTGACTCTGAATACTGACTGACATCTAgaattgcatttttattttcttaggTTTTCATGGTTTATTATGGTTTCatggttttttattatttatgatgCAAACATGGTGTGAAATAAAATGCTAATGCCCAAAATGGAAAGGTGTGACCAATCATGTGTCAACACAGGTTTTGTTATGAAGGTAACATAATAAAGCACACAAAAAAGGAATCAGTGCCTAAATGGTAGTTTATTTTTGAGTAGAAATATATTACCATCAGAAAATACTCAGCAAAATTATACCTAAATACATGCACTTGTTGCTCATATTTTCTTGTCACCAGAAAGACAACTTAGTTTAGATGAGAAAACTTTGAAACCCCTTAAATGTGCTTCTGCTTCCAGCATAGACCTGATATTTGTAGAGGGAGGAGtatcaggattttttttatcttaaattGAAAACTATTTTCATCTTTTAGAAAGTCTTCATGATAATGAAAAGAATTTAAAAGACATGTATAATGAGGAGAGAAGCGATAGAAGGGGTCCCGTGGTAATAACTGTGGTGGTGAACTTAATTGTAAAGTACGgaaattaaatttaaacaaacattttatggGCTCACAAGTTATTAATATCACATCCATCAGTCATGAAAGTCTTTTTATATTGATTCTAGTATGGAAAGTTtttttgaaagtttttttttttttttttttttaaatctccacTCCTCAcctgtgtcttttttttcagCTCACTCCTACCCCGTCCCCTGTCCCAAGCAGAGCTCACACTGAGTTTAGCTGCCAAAGCCCCAGGCCCAGCACTGTCACCATGGAGGCAGCTGATAACAAACAGCTAGGCATCTCTCAGCTAGAGTGTCACGACACTTTTGAGGGTGCTGAGGTCAGCTCAGGgttgtttttaaacagtatgtcccagagagaggaggaggtctTGAGCCCAGCCAGTTCTGTGGACCTATTCCCATCCATTGCATCATCTAAAGAGTCCATTCTCTCAGACGGCTGGGAGAGGGACAGAAACTGGTCTGCCCTGCAGATGTTATCCCCAGGTGCTTCTCCCGTTCCCTTCAGTGGGACTGTTTCTCCATGCTCCTCTGTGAGATCAGGAGCCTTCACTCCTTCAGTTTTGAAAATCAGGCGTCACACACTTGCCCCAGGCTCCAGCCTAGTGCAGATGCCCTTCTCTTCTGAGCAGACAATCTGTTTTGATAGCCAAACCCCTTCACCCTATCCCCAGACTTCCCGGGTCCGCCACAGGCCTCCACCTACCCAGCTGTCTTTGCTGACAGCAATCCTGAGGAAGGGCCGCCTGCCGATCCTGTCTTCTGCCTTACAGAGACCTTACACTCCCTGTTGGCCCATCAGCCCTGACAGCATGTCCTCCTGCATTGCTTGCTCAGCAGCCTCTGCAATAGCCCCTATGGAGGCTACAAAGACCTGTACCTCAAAAGgcaaagctgttacagataagtTGGTCTGTAATGTTCTGTCTCTATCACCAAAGAAACAGACCAAGTTTAGCAACTCTTCGGGTCTACTGGGACATCCAGAGACAGTTGAATCTGAAAGATTTATAATCAGTAGGGGTGTGCATTCACTTGATGACAGCAACTTGttgacattgccaagtttcccTTCTCCTTCTGAACCTAGTTTGAGACACCTCTCTAAGCCAGACTGCAAAGACAGCCATGTGTCCACAGTCCCCAGCACTTTGCTCTATTCATCTTTCATAACACCAAGGTCCCTATCTCCTAAATCAAGCTATTTGTCTTGCTGCAGCTCTGACAGTAAAACCCCCACATCTGAACCATGTGCTCATTCTGCAACCCCACTTACAGAGAATTCAAAAGAGCTGCATAACATTTTAGCCTCCCCCAGTCAAGGACATGGAAACAAATCAACAGGACCCTCTCCCATTCTGAAGCACCCAGAGCCATTGTTAAATTCAAAACCTGGATGGGTGCCACGTGACCCCTCTCCCATCCCGGACATAAAACTTACTCAGCACTCTAAAGGGCTATCTTCCCCAGTCCTGAAGGAAGCAGATGACAAACCACATCTTCACTTGCCAAACAGGAAAAAGGCTCTCCTTGAAATAGAGAGAGTTCTTTCGGCGTCCCCGGCCCTTAAACGGTCTCCTTCTCCTGGGCCTGTGGGCCTCACACGCCTTGCCTGCACGCCTGATATTTCTCGTAGCTCACCCAGACCAAGCTCCCGCTCCTCTACACCAGACCGCTGTATGCTGTCTCCCTCTCCAGCAGTCCCCAGCCGGCAGCTCTCCCCATCTCCTTCTTACTCACTCCGTTCTTCACCTTGCCCATCCCCAAGGGAAGGTACATCAGACTGTGCAGACAGGGACAGCAGAAACAGAAAGGTAACAGGCCTGCTCCTGGGTGTCTCAACCGCACGCCACCTGCATGCCTTAATGGACAGGAGAGTAGCAAGGCATTCATTTTATGACTGGCATGTTTCACAAGCAAGGCCCCACACATTGCTGGGAAACATGATCTTCATCAGCATACTAACTGAAAGACAGGGTCATATACTATAACCTTTTTTTGAAGGGCAAAGTTTGGTTTGCAGATCAGCATGCTTTAAATGGCTTTTTCATAAATCAGAcatgttaaatgtgagtttaaATAGATCCAGTTTTGATTTTTCCTAaaataggtttttttttcttctaaaagCCATACAAGATCAAATCTGCCTACAAAGCAATGGCTGCTATTCCCACAAATACCCTTCTTCTGGAACAGCAGGTGAGACAATTTTTCACCTATCAAACACCTTTACATTTCAATTATCATTACAGTGACTGACAGCCAATGACATGTTCATAATTACTCTACAATTATGACCCACACTGACTATTCAGCCACTTCCAGCagtcttttaattttttttaatacttgaCATTTaggtaatttttttctttttcagaactCATTGTACTTGTGGATAAACCCATGAAGAAGACATTAATGTCAGTGCAGTaatgaggtttttatttttgttttatttttttcttggaatAATTAGTTTTTGTGAACATTTTTTCCCAGAAATTCTACATTCAAAGACTAGGATACAGTTGCATAAATATACATCATTATTTagactgaatgatcactggattaggaacacctaccttgtatctacactcaatGTCCATATTATCAGCTTCACAGGAGCACTACACTTGTAGTTCTTCAATAAG from Hoplias malabaricus isolate fHopMal1 chromosome 8, fHopMal1.hap1, whole genome shotgun sequence includes:
- the mlip gene encoding muscular LMNA-interacting protein: MEAWGSPYLSAQLQAAAHLNSGEQKVEVCEVEPPMSKQTFIANSRDMALEQPRWPLGKVYTVFATKLKSFTFLPVMKKLPKESTMTSIREKDFSAASGAKEHAQMTLGEPVASKGSMTDEGVYKAEIVYIHDFEGTQEAAKDSQTQLTPTPSPVPSRAHTEFSCQSPRPSTVTMEAADNKQLGISQLECHDTFEGAEVSSGLFLNSMSQREEEVLSPASSVDLFPSIASSKESILSDGWERDRNWSALQMLSPGASPVPFSGTVSPCSSVRSGAFTPSVLKIRRHTLAPGSSLVQMPFSSEQTICFDSQTPSPYPQTSRVRHRPPPTQLSLLTAILRKGRLPILSSALQRPYTPCWPISPDSMSSCIACSAASAIAPMEATKTCTSKGKAVTDKLVCNVLSLSPKKQTKFSNSSGLLGHPETVESERFIISRGVHSLDDSNLLTLPSFPSPSEPSLRHLSKPDCKDSHVSTVPSTLLYSSFITPRSLSPKSSYLSCCSSDSKTPTSEPCAHSATPLTENSKELHNILASPSQGHGNKSTGPSPILKHPEPLLNSKPGWVPRDPSPIPDIKLTQHSKGLSSPVLKEADDKPHLHLPNRKKALLEIERVLSASPALKRSPSPGPVGLTRLACTPDISRSSPRPSSRSSTPDRCMLSPSPAVPSRQLSPSPSYSLRSSPCPSPREGTSDCADRDSRNRKPYKIKSAYKAMAAIPTNTLLLEQQAINDDVEKNEASLHASDKDAVEDPHAQMSTPAQLRQQSAELYAAIDEVLEDTNLARQSNPAKLAVKSAPSKAQMADFVQQAQAPTMNARCY